The Ornithinimicrobium faecis genome includes a window with the following:
- a CDS encoding acyltransferase family protein produces the protein MSAQTHEPRSSPDAPQARTQPATPQTPTPQGRAQPATPQARSSAPESSGTHTDLLERVPVPPIEGTAPPQRRRRRRGPREADPRPGHIHGLDGLRALAVVSVLVFHFAPSALPGGFLGVDIFFVVSGFLITTLLLREIVNLGRINLPQFWLRRARRLIPALVTVVVVSVAAARLVGGDLLVNIGRQVVGALTFSTNWVEIGAGGSYFHSTSPLLFVNFWSLAVEEQFYLLWPLGLVLVLALTTSAKQRIGFALGLALASALLMAVLFNPDEDSTRVYYGTDTHLFGLMLGVGLAFAWAAPHRAGLTTPQWRRWRPWAVAGSLTVLVALMLLTSDGTSWTFRGGILLACVATVVLIAALLESPSLWRRLMQLPPMAYLGERSYGLYLWHWPVLMIVATMFPYAEGTDRGTITVVCALFLTFVLTELSFRFIETPIRRNGFRATLSRITETVRGAGRGELPQIAAVTAGILVLLAGVAIATAPDKSETQRAIEANEDNLNTPSVDAAGRRAAMSGTLIGTAGTADAAPTADAPAEPTQGSGAEDTDEAPADPEDDGEGKDAAGDEADLPEGWILDDEGLMVPTSDTITAIGDSLVVTSADGLKWRFPDMNFAAKSNRQWKDANPVLESALTEGIVRDNVIVHFGTNAGVNEDQLRTFLDSLGPDRNVVVMNLYGSSTFVPDSNKAIETVVADYPNAVVGQWQSTIEAQPDVLQSDRIHPDLEGMHVYAEVVARAFDELAHH, from the coding sequence GTGTCGGCCCAGACGCACGAACCACGGTCGTCCCCCGACGCGCCCCAGGCACGCACGCAGCCCGCCACCCCACAGACGCCCACCCCACAGGGCCGCGCCCAGCCCGCCACCCCGCAGGCTCGATCCAGCGCCCCGGAGTCGTCCGGCACCCACACTGACCTCCTGGAGCGCGTGCCCGTCCCGCCGATCGAGGGCACGGCACCACCGCAGCGCCGCCGTCGACGACGCGGTCCGCGCGAGGCGGACCCCCGGCCGGGACACATCCACGGGCTGGACGGCCTGCGCGCACTGGCGGTTGTCTCGGTCCTGGTCTTTCACTTCGCCCCGTCGGCGCTGCCCGGCGGCTTCCTCGGGGTCGACATCTTCTTCGTCGTCTCCGGTTTCCTGATCACCACCCTGTTGCTGCGCGAGATCGTCAACCTGGGCCGGATCAACCTGCCGCAGTTCTGGTTGCGTCGTGCCCGCCGCCTCATCCCCGCCCTGGTGACCGTGGTCGTGGTGAGTGTTGCCGCGGCTCGACTCGTCGGCGGCGACCTGCTCGTCAACATCGGCCGTCAGGTCGTCGGGGCGCTGACCTTCAGCACCAACTGGGTCGAGATCGGTGCGGGCGGCAGCTACTTCCACAGCACGTCACCGCTGCTCTTCGTCAACTTCTGGTCGCTCGCGGTGGAGGAGCAGTTCTATCTGCTCTGGCCGCTCGGGCTGGTCCTCGTCCTCGCCCTGACCACCTCGGCCAAGCAACGCATCGGCTTCGCACTGGGTCTGGCGCTGGCCTCGGCTCTGCTCATGGCGGTCCTGTTCAATCCCGACGAGGACTCGACGCGCGTCTACTACGGCACCGACACGCACCTGTTCGGGTTGATGCTCGGCGTCGGGTTGGCCTTCGCCTGGGCCGCACCGCACCGCGCCGGCCTCACGACACCCCAGTGGCGACGCTGGCGACCGTGGGCCGTGGCAGGTTCGCTGACCGTCCTGGTCGCCCTGATGCTGCTGACCTCCGACGGCACCTCGTGGACCTTCCGTGGCGGCATCCTGCTGGCCTGCGTGGCGACGGTGGTCCTGATCGCCGCGCTCCTGGAGTCGCCCAGCCTGTGGCGCCGGCTGATGCAGCTGCCGCCGATGGCCTACCTGGGCGAGCGGTCCTATGGCCTCTATCTGTGGCACTGGCCCGTCCTGATGATCGTGGCCACCATGTTCCCGTATGCCGAGGGCACAGACCGCGGCACCATCACCGTGGTCTGTGCTCTGTTCCTGACCTTCGTCCTGACCGAGCTCAGCTTCCGGTTCATCGAGACACCGATCCGTCGCAACGGCTTCCGTGCCACGCTGTCCCGGATCACCGAGACCGTGCGCGGCGCCGGACGTGGCGAGTTGCCGCAGATCGCGGCAGTGACCGCGGGGATCCTGGTGCTGCTGGCCGGGGTGGCCATCGCGACCGCGCCCGACAAGTCCGAGACACAACGCGCCATCGAGGCCAACGAGGACAACCTCAACACGCCCAGCGTCGACGCGGCCGGTCGTCGGGCGGCCATGAGCGGCACCCTGATCGGCACAGCGGGCACTGCCGACGCGGCACCGACGGCTGACGCCCCCGCCGAGCCGACCCAGGGCTCAGGAGCCGAGGACACGGACGAGGCCCCGGCAGACCCGGAGGACGACGGGGAGGGCAAGGACGCGGCTGGGGACGAGGCCGACCTGCCCGAGGGGTGGATCCTCGACGACGAGGGCCTGATGGTGCCGACCAGCGACACGATCACCGCCATCGGCGACTCGCTCGTGGTCACCAGCGCGGACGGCCTGAAGTGGCGCTTCCCCGACATGAACTTCGCCGCCAAGTCCAACCGGCAGTGGAAGGACGCCAACCCGGTCCTGGAGTCGGCGCTGACTGAGGGCATCGTGCGCGACAACGTGATCGTCCACTTCGGCACCAACGCCGGCGTCAACGAGGACCAGCTGCGGACCTTCCTGGACTCCCTGGGGCCCGACCGCAACGTGGTCGTGATGAACCTCTATGGGTCGAGCACCTTCGTGCCCGACTCCAACAAGGCCATCGAGACGGTGGTCGCTGACTATCCCAACGCCGTCGTCGGCCAGTGGCAGTCCACCATCGAGGCCCAGCCGGACGTCCTGCAGTCGGATCGGATCCACCCCGACCTCGAGGGCATGCACGTCTATGCCGAGGTCGTGGCACGGGCCTTCGACGAGCTCGCCCACCACTAG